A part of Candidatus Moraniibacteriota bacterium genomic DNA contains:
- a CDS encoding glycosyltransferase family 4 protein translates to MIIGIDASRAFLVKRTGIEEYSYQSIKHLRNELAKEQVVLYVRKKQVIDFDIPEMWRVRALGWFRCWTQGRLALEMLFHPLDALFVPAHTVPWIHPKETIVTVHGLEYEFCPEAYSWWERIYMRWSIKNSCRWASKIVAVSENTKKDLISLYRVPEEKIEVIYEGVSCFKLRANNNQCESNSKINSKHQIPKPYFLFIGRIEARKNIARMIEAFDMFKKKCGTNHKLVLAGKPGYGYETVAHQVAHAKYRNDIVELGYVSEEEKWQLLRNADGFLFPSLYEGFGLPILEAQSVGVPVLTSSTSSLVEVSGGDGAVFVDPLDARDIARGIEKLALDRGFRSAIIESGSRNVARFSWEKCAGGIAEALTGK, encoded by the coding sequence ATGATTATCGGCATTGATGCTTCTCGGGCTTTTCTTGTGAAGCGGACGGGCATCGAGGAATATTCCTATCAAAGTATCAAGCACTTGCGAAATGAACTTGCGAAAGAGCAAGTTGTTTTGTATGTGCGGAAAAAGCAAGTGATTGATTTTGATATTCCGGAAATGTGGCGTGTGCGGGCGCTCGGATGGTTTCGTTGCTGGACGCAGGGGAGGCTCGCGCTGGAGATGCTCTTTCACCCTCTTGATGCGCTCTTTGTTCCGGCGCATACGGTGCCGTGGATTCATCCGAAAGAGACGATTGTGACGGTGCACGGGCTTGAGTACGAGTTTTGTCCCGAGGCGTATTCGTGGTGGGAGCGAATCTATATGCGGTGGTCTATCAAAAATTCTTGCCGATGGGCATCGAAGATTGTCGCCGTTTCGGAGAATACAAAGAAGGATCTGATTTCTTTGTACAGAGTGCCAGAAGAAAAGATAGAAGTTATTTATGAAGGAGTCTCTTGTTTCAAACTGAGGGCGAATAATAATCAGTGTGAATCAAATTCCAAAATAAATTCCAAACATCAAATCCCAAAACCATATTTTTTATTCATCGGAAGAATAGAAGCGAGGAAGAATATAGCGAGAATGATTGAGGCATTCGATATGTTTAAGAAGAAATGCGGAACGAATCACAAACTTGTCTTGGCAGGGAAACCTGGGTATGGGTATGAGACAGTCGCGCACCAAGTGGCGCATGCCAAATATCGAAACGATATTGTTGAGCTGGGATACGTGAGTGAAGAAGAGAAATGGCAACTCTTGCGAAATGCCGACGGGTTTCTGTTCCCATCGCTCTATGAAGGGTTTGGGTTGCCTATTTTGGAAGCACAATCAGTTGGAGTGCCGGTCCTTACATCGAGCACATCATCGCTCGTGGAAGTTTCGGGTGGAGATGGGGCGGTTTTTGTTGATCCTTTGGATGCGAGAGATATCGCTCGAGGAATAGAGAAGCTGGCTTTGGACAGAGGATTTCGCAGTGCTATAATCGAGAGTGGCTCGAGGAACGTAGCCCGGTTCAGCTGGGAAAAGTGCGCGGGGGGGATTGCTGAGGCGCTTACGGGAAAATGA
- a CDS encoding glycosyltransferase — MEKSQYILKGMRNIGKVALVHDFLLYRGGAERVLRTLADMFPEAPIYTLLYDREGMQGMFADREVRTSFLGAWPKFLQRRHRWLLPFYSAATEAIDVRDFDVVISSSGAWVKGIVTRLRTKHIAYIHSPMRFVWDENERYLRESGGFHFCKRMMLSHLRLWDFEAAARPDVLVANSRYTQARIEKYYRRPSDVVSPPVRRLTSTEPAALDMRDRPFVTVSRLSKYKHTEAIVQAFAELLLPLVVVGMGRELARLQRIAPPNVRFLGDISDDELGTVLGKARAFVFAGEEDFGLALAEAQMAGLPAIALASGGAREIVEENVSGVFFADPDAQSVIEAVQKYIKRESSFDTNEIRKNAERFSECHFQECMADVIRKVVG, encoded by the coding sequence ATGGAAAAAAGTCAATATATTCTGAAGGGGATGAGAAATATTGGGAAGGTGGCGCTCGTGCATGACTTCTTGCTCTATCGTGGCGGGGCGGAGCGGGTGTTGCGAACTTTGGCGGATATGTTTCCAGAAGCGCCGATATATACGCTTCTCTATGACCGCGAGGGGATGCAGGGGATGTTTGCCGACCGAGAGGTGCGGACATCGTTCTTGGGGGCGTGGCCGAAATTTCTGCAGAGGCGGCATCGGTGGCTGTTGCCGTTCTATAGTGCGGCGACGGAAGCGATTGATGTGCGGGATTTCGATGTGGTTATTTCGTCGTCGGGCGCATGGGTCAAAGGAATTGTCACGCGACTTCGCACGAAGCATATCGCTTATATTCATTCGCCGATGCGATTTGTGTGGGATGAGAACGAGCGATACCTTCGCGAGAGCGGCGGCTTTCACTTTTGTAAACGTATGATGTTGTCGCATTTGCGGCTCTGGGATTTCGAAGCGGCGGCACGACCGGATGTGCTCGTTGCCAATTCTCGCTATACACAGGCTCGTATTGAGAAATACTATCGACGTCCGTCGGACGTGGTCTCTCCACCGGTTCGCAGATTGACCTCGACAGAACCGGCAGCGCTTGATATGCGAGATCGTCCGTTCGTTACCGTGTCGCGTCTCTCAAAATACAAGCATACCGAAGCGATTGTGCAAGCTTTTGCAGAGCTTCTGCTTCCGCTTGTAGTGGTTGGTATGGGGCGAGAATTGGCGCGGCTTCAGCGTATTGCTCCGCCAAATGTGCGATTTCTCGGTGATATATCAGACGATGAACTGGGTACGGTACTTGGGAAAGCGCGGGCATTTGTTTTTGCTGGGGAAGAAGATTTCGGACTTGCGCTTGCTGAGGCGCAGATGGCGGGGCTTCCGGCAATTGCACTCGCTTCTGGTGGAGCAAGAGAAATCGTGGAGGAAAATGTTTCGGGAGTGTTCTTTGCTGATCCGGATGCGCAGAGTGTCATTGAGGCGGTGCAAAAATATATCAAGCGAGAGTCGTCATTTGATACAAATGAGATACGAAAGAACGCCGAGCGATTTTCAGAATGCCATTTTCAAGAATGCATGGCGGATGTTATTCGGAAAGTTGTTGGATAA